From Catharus ustulatus isolate bCatUst1 chromosome 6, bCatUst1.pri.v2, whole genome shotgun sequence, a single genomic window includes:
- the PROX2 gene encoding prospero homeobox protein 2 — MRGGFSSGALPGTLPSSPEHPHFVPVFFFRQMQEALTPGHLKKAKLMFFFTRYPSSTLLKTYFLDVQFSRCITSQLIKWFSNFREFYYIQVEKFARQALLEGVVDACTLQVSRDSELFRALNMHYNKGNDFEVPGRFLEVASLTLQEFFSAVRAGKDADPSWKKPIYKIISKLDSDIPEGFKAAGCSQELLHS; from the exons ATGCGGGGTGGCTTCAGCTCTGGAGCATTGCCAGGCACACTGCCCTCCTCTCCTGAGCATCCTCATTTCGTTCCTGTCTTCTTCTTCAG GCAGATGCAGGAGGCACTGACCCCTGGGCACCTGAAGAAGGCCAAGCTGATGTTCTTCTTCACTCGCTACCCCAGCTCCACTCTGCTGAAGACCTACTTCCTTGATGTGCAG TTCAGCCGCTGCATCACCTCCCAGCTCATCAAGTGGTTCAGCAACTTCCGTGAGTTTTACTACATCCAGGTGGAGAAGTTTGCCCGGCAGGCCCTGCTGGAAGGTGTTGTGGATGCTTGCACTCTCCAGGTCTCCCGAGACTCAGAGCTCTTCCGTGCCCTCAACATGCACTATAACAAGGGGAATGACTTTGAG gtgccagggcGGTTCCTCGAGGTGGCCAGCCTGACACTGCAGGAGTTCTTCAGCGCCGTCAGGGCAGGCAAGGATGCCGACCCCTCCTGGAAGAAACCTATTTACAAAATCATTTCCAAACTGGACAGTGACATCCCAGAAGGGTTCaaagctgctggctgctcccaggaacTGCTCCACAGCTGA
- the DLST gene encoding dihydrolipoyllysine-residue succinyltransferase component of 2-oxoglutarate dehydrogenase complex, mitochondrial yields the protein MVPLWRSRCLGRALGRSLRALRQGNCTLARRPLSGVSGSQGLAYTNNRKLVVNSSSVFTVRYFRTTAVHRDEVVTVSTPAFAESVTEGDVRWEKAVGDTVAEDEVVCEIETDKTSVQVPAPAAGVIEALLVPDGGKVEGGTPLFKLRKTGAAPAKAKPAAAPPPPAAPEPVAAPAPPPAAAPIPTAMPPVPPVSTQPIDSKPVSAVKPAAAPAAAPPGEAVPTKGARSEHRVKMNRMRQRIAQRLKEAQNTCAMLTTFNEIDMSNIREMRAVHKDTFLKKHNLKLGFMSAFVKAAAFALQDQPVVNAVIDDTTKEIVYRDYVDISVAVATPRGLVVPVVRNVETMNFADIERAIYELGEKARKNELAIEDMDGGTFTISNGGVFGSLFGTPIINPPQSAILGMHAIFDRPVAVGGKIEVRPMMYVALTYDHRLIDGREAVTFLRKIKAAVEDPRVLLLDL from the exons atgGTGCCGCTGTGGCGGTCCCGCTGCCTCGGCCGCGCGCTGGGCCGCTCGCTGCGCGCCCTCCGACAG GGGAACTGTACTCTGGCAAGACGCCCTCTGTCTG GTGTGTCTGGGAGCCAAGGACTGGCTTACACAAACAACAGGAAGCTTGT agTAAATAGCTCCAGTGTCTTCACTGTCCGCTACTTCAGAACCACTGCGGTACATA GGGATGAGGTGGTTACGGTGAGCACACCAGCCTTTGCAGAGTCAGTCACAGAAGGAGATGTCAGGTGGGAGAAAG CTGTTGGAGACACAGTGGCGGAAGATGAAGTGGTGTGTGAGATTGAAACAGACAAG acatcAGTGCAagttccagccccagcagctggtgTGATTGAAGCCCTTCTGGTACCCGATGGTGGCAAAGTGGAAGGGGGGACACCTCTTTTCAAACTCAGGAAAACTGGAG ctgctcctgccaaggctaaaccagcagcagcccctcctcctcctgcagcccctgaacCTGTAGCTGCGCCTGCTCCtccccctgctgcagcaccaaTTCCCACTGCAATGCCACCAGTGCCGCCTGTGTCAACTCAGCCCATCGACAGCAAACCAG TGTCTGCTGTGAAGCCGGCTGCAGCCCCAGcggcagcccctcctggggagGCAGTGCCCACCAAAGGTGCCAGATCAGAGCATAGG GTGAAAATGAATAGGATGCGTCAGCGTATTGCTCAGCGGCTCAAAGAGGCTCAGAATACTTGTGCCATGCTAACCACTTTCAATGAGATCGATATGAG CAACATCCGGGAGATGAGAGCTGTACACAAGGATACCTTTCTCAAAAAGCACAACCTGAAGCTAGGTTTCATGTCAGcttttgtgaaagctgcagccTTTGCTCTGCAGGACCAGCCTGTTGTGAATGCAG TGATTGATGACACGACCAAAGAGATTGTGTACAGGGACTATGTGGACATCAGTGTCGCTGTAGCAACTCCCCGG GGTCTGGTGGTCCCTGTGGTTAGGAATGTAGAAACCATGAACTTCGCTGACATAGAGCGTGCTATCTACGAGTTGGGGGAAAAG GCACGGAAGAATGAACTGGCCATTGAGGACATGGATGGCGGCACTTTCACAATCAGCaatggtggggtttttgggtcaCTCTTTGGAACACCTATCATTAACCCACCCCAGTCTGCCATCTTAGGCATGCATGCCATCTTTGACAGGCCTGTGGCTGTAGGAGGCAAG ATCGAGGTGCGGCCTATGATGTACGTGGCGCTGACCTACGATCACCGGCTCATTGACGGCAGAGAGGCCGTGACCTTCCTGCGCAAGATCAAGGCAGCGGTGGAGGATCCCCGCGTGCTGCTGCTCGACCTGTAG